One window of the Asticcacaulis sp. SL142 genome contains the following:
- a CDS encoding S9 family peptidase — MKSRINRRNMLVSSISVGFMVNSGFGVTPALSASGSHMSKLTAPKAKKIPLKIEQLGYTRIDNYNWMKDDRWQEVLRDPDLIKADVKDHLIIENAYSKDMLKPTEALQATLFEEMKGRIKEDDSSVPAADGDWEYYVRYNKGAQHPINARKPRGKDKISKEIIPFASIPTNEQILLDEDAAAKGTDYYSTGTTTHSPDHKLYGWSEDTQGSEVYKIYVKDMATGERLGTPVESATGDFVFSPDSQYLFWTFRDDNGRPSRIYRRPAKGGDDVLIYEEKDPGFFIGVGTLSSDKYIVISIGNQETSESWLIPASDPTKAPVCVEPRVTGVMYEVDHWDDRFVILTNADDAMDFKVMTSTASLPSKSTWQPWIAHRPGTYITGLGLYKGHMVRVERENANSRIVVTKKADLSEHTIAVNEEAFALGMGGSLEYDTTVMRYTYTSPTTPAQTYDYDMDSRQKSLRKTQVIPSGHNPADYIARRLYAKAPDGVEVPITVLIKKGVKLDGSAPMLLYGYGSYGIPMEPSFSIRNLSLVNRGWIYATAHIRGGSEKGRGWFMDGRKFKKKNTFTDFIACAEHLTANGYGSKGRIVAYGGSAGGLLMGAITNMRPDLWAGVIGAVPFVDVLNTMSDTTLPLTPPEWPEWGNPIEDKAAYDYIVSYSPYDNITAKAYPPVLATGGLSDPRVTYWEPMKWISALREHNTSDAPMLLKINMEAGHGGASGRFDFLKEIAFDYAFAIWAVDKGYLKA, encoded by the coding sequence ATGAAAAGCCGCATAAATCGCAGAAACATGCTTGTAAGCAGCATAAGTGTTGGATTTATGGTCAACTCTGGTTTTGGTGTCACACCCGCCCTATCCGCTTCAGGAAGTCATATGTCTAAACTTACCGCCCCAAAGGCTAAAAAGATCCCCTTAAAGATCGAGCAACTGGGCTATACCCGCATCGACAATTACAACTGGATGAAGGATGACCGTTGGCAAGAGGTGCTGCGTGATCCCGACCTGATTAAGGCCGACGTCAAAGACCACCTCATCATTGAGAACGCCTATTCCAAGGATATGCTAAAGCCGACCGAAGCGCTTCAGGCCACTCTGTTTGAGGAAATGAAGGGCCGCATCAAGGAAGACGATTCGTCGGTGCCTGCCGCAGACGGGGATTGGGAATATTACGTCCGCTATAATAAGGGCGCGCAGCATCCGATCAACGCCCGTAAACCGCGCGGCAAAGACAAGATCAGCAAAGAAATCATCCCGTTTGCCTCCATCCCGACCAATGAGCAAATCCTGCTGGATGAAGATGCCGCCGCAAAGGGTACAGACTACTACTCTACCGGTACGACGACCCACAGCCCCGACCACAAGCTTTATGGCTGGTCTGAAGACACCCAAGGGTCTGAAGTTTATAAAATCTACGTGAAGGATATGGCAACGGGTGAGCGCCTAGGCACGCCGGTTGAAAGTGCGACCGGTGATTTTGTCTTTTCGCCGGACTCGCAATATCTGTTCTGGACGTTCCGTGACGACAATGGCCGCCCATCGCGTATTTACCGCCGTCCCGCTAAAGGCGGTGACGACGTTCTGATATACGAAGAAAAAGACCCCGGCTTTTTCATTGGCGTCGGCACCCTGTCGTCCGATAAGTACATCGTCATCAGCATTGGCAATCAGGAAACGTCTGAATCATGGCTGATACCGGCCTCCGATCCTACCAAGGCTCCGGTCTGCGTTGAACCCCGCGTGACAGGCGTCATGTATGAAGTGGATCACTGGGATGATCGCTTTGTCATCCTGACCAATGCCGACGACGCCATGGACTTCAAGGTGATGACCTCAACCGCATCCCTGCCCTCAAAATCGACCTGGCAGCCGTGGATCGCCCATCGCCCCGGCACTTACATCACCGGGTTAGGTCTGTATAAGGGCCATATGGTGCGGGTTGAGCGTGAAAATGCCAATTCCCGCATAGTCGTGACGAAAAAAGCCGACCTCAGCGAACACACCATCGCCGTCAATGAAGAAGCCTTCGCCCTCGGCATGGGTGGATCATTGGAATATGACACAACGGTGATGCGCTATACCTATACGTCGCCCACGACGCCCGCGCAGACCTACGACTATGACATGGACAGCCGCCAGAAAAGCCTGCGTAAGACGCAGGTTATTCCGTCCGGCCACAATCCGGCTGATTACATCGCCAGACGCCTGTATGCCAAGGCACCGGACGGTGTTGAGGTGCCGATCACGGTTTTGATAAAAAAAGGCGTCAAGCTGGATGGCAGCGCTCCCATGCTACTTTATGGGTACGGTTCCTATGGCATTCCGATGGAGCCCAGCTTTTCGATCCGTAACCTGAGCCTTGTTAATCGCGGCTGGATCTATGCCACAGCCCATATTCGTGGCGGCTCTGAAAAAGGCCGTGGCTGGTTCATGGATGGCCGAAAATTCAAGAAAAAGAATACCTTCACCGACTTTATCGCCTGCGCCGAACACCTGACCGCAAACGGTTATGGCTCCAAAGGCCGGATCGTCGCTTATGGCGGCTCGGCGGGTGGATTATTGATGGGGGCCATTACCAACATGCGGCCAGATTTGTGGGCTGGCGTGATCGGGGCTGTGCCGTTTGTTGACGTGCTCAACACCATGAGCGACACCACCCTGCCTCTCACCCCGCCCGAATGGCCGGAATGGGGCAATCCAATTGAGGACAAGGCAGCCTATGACTACATTGTCTCCTACAGCCCTTATGACAACATCACGGCCAAGGCCTATCCGCCTGTACTGGCGACCGGCGGCCTGAGCGATCCGCGCGTCACCTACTGGGAGCCGATGAAGTGGATTTCGGCTCTGCGCGAGCACAACACGTCGGATGCCCCTATGCTGCTGAAAATCAATATGGAAGCTGGTCACGGCGGGGCGTCGGGGCGCTTTGACTTTCTGAAGGAAATCGCGTTCGATTATGCTTTTGCTATCTGGGCTGTCGATAAAGGGTACTTGAAAGCGTAA
- a CDS encoding GNAT family N-acetyltransferase — MSDTGSITVRKATFADFSIITEIYGHNCLYGTGTFALEPATPQEMMSRWHEIRQMDLPYLVAVEGNNVLGFAYASPFRTRPGYRYGIEDSIYIHPDHHGKGIGKALLSELVTTTTELGYYTMIAVIGDGENAASISVHKSMGFVETGRLPNAGYKLGRWLDVVFMCRELRPLDNPPVGMGWSQ, encoded by the coding sequence ATGTCTGACACCGGATCAATCACAGTCCGCAAAGCCACCTTTGCGGACTTTTCCATCATCACTGAAATTTACGGCCATAACTGCCTTTACGGGACAGGCACATTTGCGCTTGAGCCCGCGACACCGCAGGAGATGATGTCGCGCTGGCATGAGATCCGCCAGATGGACCTGCCGTATCTGGTGGCCGTGGAAGGCAATAATGTGCTTGGCTTTGCCTATGCATCGCCCTTCCGCACCCGCCCCGGATACCGCTACGGCATTGAAGACAGCATCTATATCCACCCAGACCACCACGGAAAGGGTATCGGAAAAGCATTGCTGTCCGAATTGGTAACCACGACAACCGAACTGGGCTATTACACCATGATCGCCGTAATCGGGGATGGTGAAAATGCCGCCTCAATCAGCGTTCATAAATCCATGGGCTTTGTGGAAACCGGACGACTGCCCAATGCCGGTTACAAACTTGGCCGTTGGCTAGACGTGGTTTTCATGTGTCGCGAACTGCGGCCATTAGACAATCCCCCCGTGGGGATGGGCTGGAGCCAGTAG
- a CDS encoding acyltransferase family protein has protein sequence MTSLQFLLPQPPVSAVRDPVIDIARGSAMLLVIFGHTLLIFFLARPDGGFDPHAFATAQAIQSFHMPAFYFISGMAALRLHERNFYQVVSQALTLVFFAYTTHLIAVPLVGAVHGDFSHPASLVKMAVRPLLLGKDFALMVPWFLISLAAVQCLAWVYLHSSRMVRIALATSLIAIFIADANGLKVVFMDNTWGIGLFFFLMGRAFSGLKKPSVTPWLAAVAALVTIGLVTILHPLNKGCALDPISNCNQSIYPSFGVNIVAGQLGFLPLFLVTAFLGIASLILLAQAVKSFRASVFLVWIGQNTLSLLILNGAFLVLATPVLAAHISLRPWAWLIWSVLITAGHIAVLPLIKPGMDRLQNLCRQTGDAVTHKAQKHFPERI, from the coding sequence ATGACCAGTCTTCAATTTTTATTACCACAGCCCCCGGTGAGTGCTGTGCGCGACCCGGTCATAGACATTGCCCGCGGCAGTGCCATGCTGCTCGTCATCTTTGGCCATACCTTGCTGATTTTTTTCCTTGCCCGTCCTGATGGTGGATTTGATCCTCATGCCTTTGCGACGGCTCAGGCTATACAATCCTTCCATATGCCTGCCTTTTATTTCATTTCCGGTATGGCGGCCTTGCGCCTGCATGAGCGTAATTTTTACCAGGTTGTGTCGCAAGCCCTAACGCTCGTCTTCTTTGCCTACACCACACACCTTATAGCTGTGCCCTTAGTGGGTGCTGTTCACGGCGATTTTAGCCATCCTGCAAGCCTCGTTAAGATGGCCGTGCGTCCCTTGTTATTGGGTAAGGATTTCGCACTCATGGTACCGTGGTTCCTGATATCCTTGGCAGCCGTACAATGCTTGGCCTGGGTTTATCTACATAGCTCGCGCATGGTCAGGATAGCCCTTGCAACCAGTCTGATAGCTATTTTCATAGCTGATGCCAACGGCCTCAAGGTCGTGTTCATGGATAACACCTGGGGCATCGGTCTATTCTTTTTCCTGATGGGACGTGCGTTCAGCGGCCTTAAAAAGCCAAGCGTCACACCTTGGCTCGCGGCCGTCGCGGCCTTGGTAACAATAGGGCTTGTTACCATCCTTCATCCCCTGAATAAGGGATGCGCTTTAGATCCGATTTCAAATTGCAACCAAAGCATTTACCCGTCCTTTGGTGTTAATATCGTTGCCGGACAGCTAGGCTTTTTACCCCTGTTTCTGGTGACCGCATTTCTGGGCATTGCTAGCCTGATCTTACTCGCGCAAGCCGTGAAATCCTTCCGTGCATCAGTCTTTCTGGTTTGGATAGGTCAAAACACCCTGAGCCTGCTGATCTTAAACGGGGCTTTTCTGGTACTTGCTACGCCCGTGTTGGCCGCGCACATCTCACTCAGACCATGGGCATGGCTAATATGGTCGGTTCTTATTACGGCAGGGCATATAGCGGTTTTACCGCTTATAAAACCGGGGATGGATCGGCTTCAAAACCTTTGTCGCCAGACCGGTGACGCTGTGACCCACAAAGCCCAAAAGCATTTTCCGGAACGGATTTAG
- the lpxB gene encoding lipid-A-disaccharide synthase: MASTTATAHPVKTIMLVAAEASGDVLGAGLMIQLKARSNVELRFVGIGGARMAALGLKSPFDIAELSILGMVEGLKAYKRVKARVADTVALAVKDKPDAVILIDSWGFTLRVAHGIRAVMPDVALIKYVGPQVWATRPGRAKTLARSVDLLLALHPMDAPYFEREGLKTVVVGNPALNVDFTKADPDAVSRAIERKNGQQMLLVLPGSRPSEIKRLMPVFKATIEQLLAERPDLKVVLPVADTVRALVHEVIGDIKDRVYLIDSEAEKLGAMKTADLALACSGTVSTELALAGCPMIIAYKVEPLTYYIFKALSSLKYVTLFNIVAGKAIAPEYLQKDCTVDNLVSAVRERLDNPQVRRSQIEAQYAALDQMGRGQRPPAELAAQSVIDFLKLTRA; the protein is encoded by the coding sequence ATGGCTTCGACGACAGCGACAGCCCACCCCGTTAAAACGATCATGCTGGTCGCGGCTGAGGCGTCGGGGGACGTTTTGGGGGCGGGGCTAATGATACAACTCAAAGCTCGCTCAAATGTGGAGTTGCGCTTTGTCGGCATTGGCGGCGCGCGCATGGCGGCCCTCGGTCTCAAAAGTCCGTTCGATATCGCCGAGTTATCCATTTTAGGCATGGTAGAAGGCTTGAAGGCCTATAAACGCGTCAAAGCGCGGGTAGCGGATACGGTTGCACTGGCCGTCAAAGACAAACCAGATGCTGTCATTTTGATCGATTCATGGGGGTTCACGCTAAGAGTCGCCCACGGTATACGGGCGGTGATGCCGGATGTAGCGCTGATTAAATATGTGGGACCACAGGTTTGGGCAACACGGCCGGGGCGCGCGAAAACGCTGGCGCGCAGTGTCGATCTTTTGCTGGCTCTGCACCCGATGGATGCCCCCTATTTTGAGCGCGAGGGGTTGAAGACCGTAGTGGTCGGTAACCCGGCGCTGAATGTCGACTTCACTAAAGCCGACCCTGATGCCGTTTCCAGGGCCATCGAGCGAAAAAATGGGCAGCAGATGCTGCTGGTTCTGCCGGGCAGCCGTCCTTCGGAAATCAAACGGCTCATGCCGGTATTTAAAGCAACAATTGAGCAATTATTGGCGGAACGGCCTGATCTAAAGGTCGTGTTACCGGTCGCGGATACCGTCAGAGCTTTGGTGCATGAGGTGATCGGGGACATTAAGGACCGCGTGTATCTGATTGACTCTGAAGCTGAAAAGCTTGGCGCCATGAAGACAGCAGATCTTGCGCTGGCGTGTTCGGGCACGGTCTCGACGGAGCTGGCCCTTGCGGGCTGTCCCATGATCATTGCTTATAAGGTCGAGCCATTGACCTATTATATTTTCAAAGCGCTGTCGTCTTTGAAATATGTGACGCTGTTCAACATTGTTGCCGGTAAGGCAATTGCGCCTGAATATCTTCAAAAAGACTGCACGGTGGATAATCTGGTGAGCGCGGTGCGCGAGCGACTGGATAATCCACAGGTGCGCCGGTCACAGATTGAAGCGCAGTACGCGGCCCTTGATCAGATGGGCCGTGGGCAGCGCCCCCCCGCCGAACTGGCCGCACAGAGCGTTATCGATTTTCTCAAACTGACACGAGCTTGA
- a CDS encoding LpxI family protein: MVLGKLALIAGGGAVPVEVARYLKATGRPYCVLRLKGFAEAELDEHPGHDVGLGDFGLIFGLLAQEACQCICMVGYVRRPDFDTMERDAGGAAHLPAIQAAGRGGDDSLLRQVAHMFEAKGYAIEGAHEANPQLLVGHGLQAGPEPSAKAYDDMVEAIRIANVIGALDIGQAVVVANKITLAVEAQDGTDLMLARISGLSSALKGSLADRKGVLAKVAKPIQDLRLDMPTIGVSTVAAVAQAGLCGIVGQVGKLLVVDKVATYAAADRLGVFIYGFDDSDSPPR, encoded by the coding sequence GTGGTACTGGGCAAACTGGCGCTGATCGCGGGCGGGGGCGCGGTCCCAGTCGAAGTGGCGCGCTATCTTAAGGCAACGGGTCGGCCCTACTGTGTCCTGCGTCTTAAGGGATTTGCTGAGGCGGAACTGGACGAACATCCCGGCCATGATGTTGGACTGGGGGATTTTGGCCTCATATTTGGTCTGTTGGCGCAGGAAGCTTGCCAGTGCATATGCATGGTCGGCTATGTGCGTCGGCCTGACTTTGACACCATGGAGCGTGATGCCGGTGGGGCGGCCCATTTGCCCGCCATTCAGGCGGCGGGGCGGGGTGGTGATGATAGCCTCCTGCGGCAAGTTGCCCACATGTTTGAGGCTAAAGGCTATGCTATCGAGGGGGCGCATGAGGCTAACCCGCAGCTTTTGGTTGGCCATGGCCTTCAGGCTGGGCCAGAACCATCCGCCAAAGCCTATGACGATATGGTTGAGGCTATTCGCATCGCCAATGTGATCGGGGCTTTGGATATAGGTCAGGCGGTTGTGGTGGCGAATAAAATCACTCTGGCCGTTGAGGCTCAGGATGGGACTGACTTGATGCTGGCGCGCATCAGCGGTCTTTCATCCGCCCTGAAAGGCTCACTTGCGGATCGCAAGGGGGTTTTGGCGAAGGTGGCAAAGCCCATACAGGACTTACGTCTGGATATGCCGACGATTGGTGTATCGACAGTGGCGGCGGTGGCACAAGCCGGCTTGTGTGGCATAGTTGGGCAGGTGGGAAAACTGCTGGTCGTTGATAAGGTCGCTACCTATGCGGCGGCTGACCGATTGGGAGTATTCATCTATGGCTTCGACGACAGCGACAGCCCACCCCGTTAA
- the lpxA gene encoding acyl-ACP--UDP-N-acetylglucosamine O-acyltransferase: MTIHPSAIIHHGAKIGADVKIGPWSIVGPDAVLGDGVELISHAVITGHTEIGAGTVIHPFAVLGGHPQHLAHDKSAVTRLIVGERNQIREHVTMHTGTVKGGAVTRVGNDCLFMVGSHVAHDCGVGNNVVMANNASLGGHVQVGDFVFLGGLCGVHQFARIGRYSFVGGAAMVTKDVIPYGSVWGNHARLEGLNLVGLKRRGFSRDLILSLRTAYRMMFADEGTLQERLDDVLENFSDVAQIVEIVNFIREDSNRPICLPAE, from the coding sequence ATGACTATTCATCCGAGCGCCATTATCCACCACGGAGCTAAAATCGGAGCGGATGTCAAAATTGGTCCCTGGTCGATTGTGGGACCTGACGCGGTGTTAGGTGATGGGGTAGAACTGATCTCCCATGCCGTGATTACTGGCCATACCGAAATCGGGGCGGGGACGGTGATCCATCCGTTTGCGGTTTTGGGTGGTCATCCGCAGCACTTGGCTCATGACAAAAGCGCTGTTACGCGTCTGATCGTCGGCGAGCGGAATCAGATCCGGGAGCATGTCACCATGCACACTGGAACCGTCAAGGGTGGTGCGGTCACGCGCGTCGGGAATGACTGTTTGTTTATGGTCGGCTCACACGTAGCCCATGACTGCGGGGTCGGGAACAATGTCGTCATGGCCAATAATGCATCGCTAGGTGGCCACGTACAGGTTGGCGACTTTGTATTTTTGGGCGGACTGTGTGGCGTACATCAGTTTGCCCGTATCGGCCGCTATAGCTTCGTGGGTGGCGCCGCCATGGTGACCAAGGATGTCATCCCTTATGGCTCGGTCTGGGGAAATCATGCCCGGCTTGAAGGGCTTAATCTGGTGGGCCTTAAGCGTCGGGGCTTTTCGCGCGATCTGATTTTGTCGCTACGGACCGCATATCGGATGATGTTTGCCGATGAGGGCACACTTCAGGAGCGCCTTGATGATGTGCTCGAAAACTTTTCCGATGTGGCGCAGATTGTGGAGATCGTGAATTTTATTCGCGAAGATTCCAACCGCCCCATCTGCCTGCCGGCGGAGTAG
- the fabZ gene encoding 3-hydroxyacyl-ACP dehydratase FabZ yields MTEDADQAVAEIKADNTDVVAGESIDYAEILRRIPHRYPFLLIDRGENWVKNKTMTGIKNVTFNEPFFPGHFPENPVMPGVLIIEAIGQTGAVLMSKSLDADVEGKTIFFMSVDGARFRSPVRPGDTLHMKVEVLRHRGDVFKFKGEAYVNGKVVCECEFAAMVVESPK; encoded by the coding sequence ATGACAGAAGACGCCGATCAGGCCGTGGCCGAAATTAAGGCCGATAACACCGACGTTGTGGCGGGGGAAAGTATAGATTACGCTGAAATTCTCCGGCGTATACCGCATCGGTATCCATTTTTGTTGATTGATCGTGGTGAGAACTGGGTCAAGAATAAAACCATGACCGGCATCAAGAACGTCACGTTTAATGAGCCGTTCTTTCCGGGACATTTTCCTGAAAATCCCGTCATGCCCGGTGTTCTGATCATCGAAGCTATTGGGCAGACCGGTGCGGTCCTGATGTCGAAATCTCTGGACGCTGACGTCGAAGGCAAAACTATTTTCTTTATGTCGGTGGATGGCGCTCGCTTCAGAAGTCCTGTGCGTCCTGGCGATACGCTTCATATGAAGGTGGAGGTTTTGCGTCACCGCGGTGACGTCTTCAAATTCAAAGGCGAAGCCTATGTCAACGGCAAGGTCGTCTGTGAGTGCGAATTCGCAGCCATGGTTGTCGAGAGCCCGAAATAA
- the lpxD gene encoding UDP-3-O-(3-hydroxymyristoyl)glucosamine N-acyltransferase, whose translation MPDPRFFEVASSLNLDQVVALTRAKYTETSVKGGGPIRACAPLSIAEPDEAAFFSDRRYLSSLKKTRAGFVFVSEDDSAMVPAEGLALVVKSPQAAWARLANALYQPIRHKGSVAVHPTARIEDDVYIGIGVVIGQNAEIGSGTRLEAYSVIGPGCTIGRNCRIGAHATIYCTLMGDRVHIASGAHIGEAGFGVSGDERGLIDVPQLGRVILQDDISVGSGTCIDRGAYDDTVIGEATKIDNMVQIAHNVQIGRQCIIAAHAGISGSARIGDGAMFGGRAGLIDHIAVGARAKVAAGAVVYKDVPEGEMWSGFPAKPSRQFLREAAWLSKQAAQKDKG comes from the coding sequence ATGCCTGATCCGAGATTTTTTGAGGTCGCGTCAAGTCTCAACTTGGATCAGGTCGTGGCGCTTACGCGGGCGAAATACACTGAGACTTCCGTTAAAGGGGGCGGGCCAATAAGGGCATGCGCCCCTTTATCCATTGCTGAGCCCGATGAGGCGGCATTTTTCAGCGATAGACGCTATTTGTCTTCGTTGAAAAAAACGCGCGCTGGTTTTGTATTCGTGAGCGAGGATGACTCCGCGATGGTGCCTGCGGAGGGGCTGGCTCTGGTTGTGAAATCACCACAGGCGGCGTGGGCGCGACTGGCGAATGCACTTTATCAGCCTATACGCCACAAAGGCTCAGTCGCGGTTCACCCAACGGCACGCATTGAGGACGATGTTTATATCGGGATCGGTGTGGTTATCGGGCAGAATGCAGAAATCGGGTCGGGTACGCGGTTAGAAGCCTATAGTGTTATCGGGCCGGGCTGTACCATTGGCCGCAATTGCCGGATTGGGGCTCACGCCACAATATACTGCACCCTAATGGGGGATCGTGTTCATATCGCTTCCGGTGCCCACATAGGTGAGGCGGGCTTTGGGGTGAGTGGCGATGAGCGGGGGCTGATTGATGTGCCGCAACTTGGCCGGGTTATCTTGCAGGATGACATTAGCGTCGGTTCCGGAACCTGTATCGATCGCGGCGCCTATGATGATACGGTGATCGGTGAGGCGACCAAGATCGATAATATGGTTCAGATCGCCCATAATGTTCAGATTGGCCGCCAGTGCATTATTGCGGCACATGCTGGCATTTCAGGATCGGCCCGCATCGGTGATGGGGCGATGTTTGGCGGTCGTGCCGGATTGATCGACCATATAGCTGTCGGCGCGCGTGCCAAGGTGGCTGCGGGGGCGGTTGTCTATAAAGATGTGCCCGAAGGCGAGATGTGGTCTGGTTTTCCGGCCAAACCCTCGCGTCAGTTCTTGCGCGAAGCGGCTTGGCTGTCTAAACAGGCGGCTCAGAAAGATAAGGGTTAA
- a CDS encoding OmpH family outer membrane protein: MKKSLLVLASAAALMAGQVSAQTAPAAAPAQPAMNPGPVIPGVCVYSVEDAIAGSDMGKAAGERMRQLSAAVEAEIKPERTAIETEGKSLQDQVNAKTLQGEALQTKAQAFQGKVQGFEQKVQLRGQELQATEAKAQRQIATDLEPQLRAVYSEKGCGILVDRNSVLFANPAMDITGQVVTKLNAVKKTMTFDRERITPQARPTAAAPAPAAATKKN; the protein is encoded by the coding sequence ATGAAAAAATCTCTGCTCGTTCTCGCCAGCGCTGCGGCGCTTATGGCCGGTCAGGTTTCGGCCCAGACGGCACCGGCTGCAGCCCCGGCGCAACCGGCCATGAACCCAGGCCCGGTCATTCCGGGCGTCTGCGTCTATTCGGTTGAAGACGCCATTGCCGGCTCTGACATGGGTAAAGCGGCCGGTGAGCGCATGCGCCAGTTGAGCGCTGCGGTTGAGGCTGAAATCAAGCCGGAACGCACCGCCATTGAAACCGAAGGCAAGTCACTGCAGGATCAGGTCAACGCCAAAACCCTGCAAGGTGAGGCCCTGCAAACCAAGGCTCAGGCCTTCCAGGGTAAGGTTCAGGGTTTTGAACAGAAGGTGCAATTGCGCGGTCAGGAGCTTCAGGCAACCGAAGCCAAGGCCCAGCGTCAAATTGCCACCGACCTTGAGCCCCAACTGCGTGCCGTTTATTCGGAAAAGGGCTGTGGAATTCTGGTTGATCGCAACTCGGTTCTGTTTGCCAACCCGGCTATGGATATCACGGGTCAGGTCGTGACCAAGCTTAATGCTGTCAAGAAGACCATGACCTTTGATCGTGAGCGCATTACGCCGCAAGCCCGTCCGACGGCAGCCGCTCCGGCACCTGCCGCGGCAACCAAAAAGAACTAA